The following proteins are co-located in the Peromyscus maniculatus bairdii isolate BWxNUB_F1_BW_parent chromosome 23, HU_Pman_BW_mat_3.1, whole genome shotgun sequence genome:
- the LOC121826497 gene encoding cytochrome P450 3A13-like isoform X4: MKKGITRSENEEWKRIRSLLTPTFSSGKLKEMFHIIQEYGDLLVKNMSQEVEKGKNVTTKDIFGAYSMDVSTSTLFGVKVDSLNNPQDPFVKNTKKLFIFDFFNPLAFSTALFPFLSRVYDKLNICVFPSDAISFFKNFMEKTKKDRLEDTQQHRVDFLQLMMNSQNSKDTESYKPLSDLEILAQSITFIFAGYEPSSTALSFIAYLLAIHPSVQKKLQQEIDAVLPNKAPATYEALVKMEYLDMVVNETMRLYPVIARINRLSKEDVEINGVFIPKGTLVVIPTFVLHQNPKYWPEPEEFHPERFSKENKDRINPYTYLPFGHGPRHCIGMRFALINMKLAIVKILQNFSLSPCEETEVPLKLSKKMIHAPENPIVLKIISRNGAINEG, translated from the exons ATGTTCCACATCATCCAAGAATATGGAGACTTGCTGGTGAAAAACAtgagtcaggaagtagagaagggCAAGAATGTCACCACGAAAGA CATCTTTGGGGCCTACAGCATGGATGTGTCCACTAGTACCTTATTTGGAGTGAAAGTGGATTCCCTCAACAACCCCCAGGATCCCTTTGTGAAAAACACCAAAAAGCTTTTTATATTTGACTTTTTCAATCCATTGGCTTTCTCTACAG CACTGTTTCCATTCCTTTCCAGAGTATATGACAAACTAAACATTTGTGTGTTTCCAAGTGATGCTATatcattttttaagaattttatggaAAAGACCAAAAAAGATAGACTTGAAGATACCCAACAG cACCGAGTGGATTTTCTTCAGCTGATGATGAACTCCCAGAATTCCAAAGACACGGAGTCCTATAAAC CTCTTTCTGATCTGGAGATCCTGGCCCAatcaatcacatttatttttgctgGCTATGAGCCATCAAGCACTGCTCTTTCCTTTATTGCATATTTACTGGCAATTCACCCCAGTGTTCAGAAGAAACTCCAGCAAGAGATTGATGCAGTCCTGCCCAATAAG GCACCTGCCACTTATGAAGCTCTGGTAAAGATGGAATATCTAGACATGGTGGTGAATGAAACTATGAGATTATATCCAGTTATTGCCAGGATCAACAGACTCAGTAAGGAAGATGTTGAAATCAATGGTGTGTTCATTCCCAAAGGAACATTGGTGGTCATACCTACCTTTGTTCTTCACCAAAATCCAAAATACTGGCCAGAGCCTGAGGAGTTCCATCCTGAAAG GTTCAGCAAGGAGAATAAAGATAGAATCAATCCTTATACATACCTGCCTTTTGGACATGGTCCTAGACACTGCATTGGCATGAGGTTTGCTCTCATTAACATGAAGCTTGCAATTGTCAAAATCCTGCAGAACTTTTCCCTGAGTCCTTGTGAAGAAACAGAG GTTCCCTTGAAATTAAGTAAGAAAATGATTCATGCTCCAGAAAATCCTATTGTTCTGAAGATTATATCAAGAAATGGGGCCATAAATGAAGGTTGA